The sequence below is a genomic window from Kitasatospora kifunensis.
TCGACGTCGGCGAGGTGCAGCCCGGTGGTCGGCTCGTCGAGGACGTAGACACCGCCCTTCTCGGCCATCCGGCTGGCCAGCTTGAGCCGCTGGCGCTCGCCACCGGAGAGCGTGGTGAGCGGCTGGCCCAGGCTGAGGTAGCCGAGACCGACGTCGGCGAGCCGGTCGAGGACGGCGTGCGCGGCCGGTGTGCGCGCTTCGCCGGCGCCGAAGAACTCCTCGGCCTCGGTGACCGACATCGCGAGCACCTCGCTGATGTCGCGGCCGCCGAGGTGGTGCTCCAGCACCGACGCCTGGTAGCGCTTGCCCTCGCACTCCTCGCAGGTGGTGGCGACCTGGGCCATCATCGCCAGGTCGGTGTAGACGACGCCGGCGCCGTTGCAGCCGGGGCAGGCGCCCTCGGAGTTGGCGCTGAACAGCGCCGGCTTCACGCCGTTGGCCTTCGCGAACGCCTTGCGGATCGGGTCGAGCAGTCCGCTGTAGGTGGCCGGGTTGCTCCGCCTGGAGCCGCGGATCGCGCCCTGGTCGATCGACACCACCTGCGCGTCGGCGGCCGCCGAACCGCCCACCAGCGACCCGTACATCAGCGAACTCTTGCCGGAGCCGGCGACGCCGGTGACGACGACGAGCACGCCGAGCGGGATGTCGACGTCGACGTCGCGCAGGTTGTGCTCCCTCGCACCGCGGATCGCAAGCCGCCCGGTGGGCTTGCGCACCGTCTCCTTGACGGCGGCCCGGTCGTCGAGATGGCGGCCGGTGACGGTGCCGCTGGCCCGCAGCCCCTCGACGGTGCCCTCGAAGCAGACCGTGCCGCCCGCCGGGCCGGCGCCGGGGCCGAGGTCGACGACGTGGTCGGCGATCGCGATCGTCTGCGGCTTGTGCTCCACGACCAGCACCGTGTTGCCCTTGTCCCGCAGCCGCAGCAGCAGGTTGTTCATCCGCTGGATGTCATGGGGGTGCAGGCCCGTGGTGGGCTCGTCGAAGACGTAGGTGACGTCGGTGAGCGAGGAGCCGAGGTGGCGGATCATCTTGATGCGCTGCGCCTCGCCGCCCGACAGGGTGCCCGAGGGCCGGTCGAGCGAGAGGTAGCCCAGCCCGATCTCGACGAACGAGTCGAGGGTGTGCCGCAGGCTGGTGAGCAACGGCGCCACCGAAGGCTCGTCGAGGCCGCGGACCCAGTTGGCCAGGTCGCTGATCTGCATCGCGCAGGCGTCGGCGATGTTGACGCCGGCGATCCGCGAGGCGCGGGCGCCCTCGCTGAGCCGGGTGCCGTCGCAGTCGGGGCAGGTGGCGAAGGTGATCGCCCGGTCCACGAACGCCCGGATGTGTGGCTGCATCGCCTCCTTGTCCTTGGCGAGGATCGATTTCTGGACCCGCAGGATCAGCCCCTCGTAGGTCATGTTGATGCCCTCGATCTTCATCCTGAC
It includes:
- a CDS encoding ATP-binding cassette domain-containing protein codes for the protein MSKATRTGSQPPAPHIADSHDLIRVHGARENNLKDVSIEIPKRRLTVFTGVSGSGKSSLVFDTIAADSQRLINETYSAFVQGFMPTLARPEVDVLDGLTTAIIVDQQRLGADPRSTVGTATDANAMLRILFSRLGQPHIGSPKAFSFNVPSISGAGAVTFERSGKTVKERRSFSITGGMCPRCEGRGTVSDIDLSQLFDDSKSLAEGAITIPGYTAGGWNYRLYSSSGFFDPDKPIRKYTKKEMHDFLHHEPVRMKIEGINMTYEGLILRVQKSILAKDKEAMQPHIRAFVDRAITFATCPDCDGTRLSEGARASRIAGVNIADACAMQISDLANWVRGLDEPSVAPLLTSLRHTLDSFVEIGLGYLSLDRPSGTLSGGEAQRIKMIRHLGSSLTDVTYVFDEPTTGLHPHDIQRMNNLLLRLRDKGNTVLVVEHKPQTIAIADHVVDLGPGAGPAGGTVCFEGTVEGLRASGTVTGRHLDDRAAVKETVRKPTGRLAIRGAREHNLRDVDVDIPLGVLVVVTGVAGSGKSSLMYGSLVGGSAAADAQVVSIDQGAIRGSRRSNPATYSGLLDPIRKAFAKANGVKPALFSANSEGACPGCNGAGVVYTDLAMMAQVATTCEECEGKRYQASVLEHHLGGRDISEVLAMSVTEAEEFFGAGEARTPAAHAVLDRLADVGLGYLSLGQPLTTLSGGERQRLKLASRMAEKGGVYVLDEPTTGLHLADVEQLLGLLDRLVDSGKSVIVIEHHPAVMAHADWIIDLGPGAGHDGGRIVFEGTPAGLVAARSTLTGEHLAAYVGA